The DNA sequence ACAATGACACATTCCACAGACCGTATAAAGTATAGTCTGGAATCGATAAACTAAAATTAAATAACTGGAATCGACAAAAAATAGGACCACATACTAATAATTTAACCAGCCACAACCAACAATAAACCCCTAACTTCAGACAAGAAAAAACGAAAAGGGACCACATGCAACCCAAAATTGACTACAAAAAAGGCATCAAAATCATGAAAGAAAACAGAGAATCTAAAATGCATATGAAAATACATGGAAAGCAACACAAAATGCAAATTTCAAAAAAACCCTAAACCCTACATTATTCACCAAAATAATAGTTTAAACTTACTTGAAAGAGTAGAAGAGTAGAAATCTTCAAGTGTAAAGTATTTCCTTGCAGAGAATCCCAAGACTTGAATCAGATTTCACCCTCTTTAATCGCCAACCATTTTCGCTCTTAGACAGTAAGGTTAAATGTTTTTTGTCTGAATGTAGTCGGGTGTTATTTAGTTTGGGTTTAATGAATTCGTGGGGCGGGCGAGTCAATAATGGGGTGGGTTACGGGTGGGGCGGGAGATTAGGGTTGGATTTTAAGTTGGGCCAATGGAAATATAACACGtggattaaaattattttttttattatttaatagaaGGCTGTTAGAAATAAGGGTATAGTTGATCCAGAAAATAAACGGTAAGtgcttttttattcaaaaaggTGGAAGGAGGGCTTTATTGTACCAAATTCAATACTTCAGTGGTACTTTAGGCCCTTTTTcgtttaaaaaatataattttgacccaaaaaaattttgacaggctatttgtgtaacaatccctTTTTAGAGAGAGACTAGGCCAGGCCTATCAAGCAGATACAAAATGGGCCTGGACCAAGTAATGGCCCAGTTTGACCAGTGAGAGTGAGTAGAGGATTATTGCACAAAGTGTCAGCTTCCATCTTCTCAATAGTATCTACTGGAAATCAATCAAACCTGCGATAAAGGAAAAAAGAACGAGAGAATAGAACAAACGAACGAAGGGAAGATGAGTTTGAGGTGGTTAGAAGCAATGCTTCCACTTGGAATCATAGCTGGTATGCTTTGTGTTATGGGAAATGCTCAGTATTTCATCCACAAAGCTGCCCATGGCCGGGTAATTCCCCTTTTCCCAGATCTAAGATTTGACCTTTTTTCCAGCATATTTTGTGACCtatttgtatatttttctgttaaATTCATAATTTGGGTTTAAATTTGCAGCCGAAGCACATTGGGAATGACGTGTGGGACGTGGCAATGGAAAGGCGGGACAAGAAGATTATGGAGATCcttgcttctccttcttcttcgtcGTCTTAGGCTCCGTTCCTCTTTATAAGGTACTTTAATCAGCTGCAGTTTCACCTTTTCATAATCTTCGGATGCTAATTTAGGAGATTTCTTGTTGTTTGCGAGACAATTTTAGGGTTACTTTTCTGTTTTGTTAATTGGTCATCAAATTTCTATGCTTTGGATTAGGTGTTGATATAAGGTGACCTTTGATGATGGAATTTCGTGCTTCAGCTTGATTATGAGAGCATCATAAGTGATTAATTGGATGGATACACCAATCTAAAAGTTGAAAGTTCAGCTTTAATTATTCTTTTTTCATTCTAACCAGTGTCATTTTTTTAAATAGGCCTTATATAACGTGTTGTCCCTATTAGCTCGTGCTGTATCTTCATTAGTCCATCCGTTACCTCCCACCCCATCACATGTACGGGTAACTATCCGATGATGGGAAAAAATAACCTAACGGTTTCTGCCTCGAGTAGGATTTAAACTTTGGTCTCTCATGGTTTTTGTTTTAGTCATTGATCGCTAGGTCACACCCTTGGGTGCTTATAAATAGCAGAGTAGTCAAAAGCGAAAAGCACAATTAAAGCGTGGGCTTTAGTGAAGAAATGCgccaataaagaaaaataaaaataataatatattgggAAAAAATGTAACTATAAACACAATCAATAGTTATTTTGACAAAGAATGAAAAAACTATAAAAATGAGCTATATATATGGTGGTGTGCCCTTAAAGAGAAAATCTATTGGTGAAGGTGCACATGTCTTAGCACCTTGACGCGTACACCAAAGCACCAATTAAGTGAGGTGAAGCATTCAACCTGAGCTTCACCGAGCTTTAGGGCTTAAGCGCTCTTTAAGTGAACCTTTAACAGCACTGATGAATAGACCTACTATTCCTCCAATATTCCGAAAACTTTCCTTGATTGTGCTTTATCTTTGGCAAAATGAGCTTTTTCGATTCAGCTGCTGCTGTGGGCCTGTTTGTATTGTGGAAAGTGGTTGACAGTCATGGAACTCTTAGAATGTCTTGGCCTATCATGCAACTGCTTGCTAAATTAGATGACAAATTAATCATAACATAAATAAGCGACCGTCTTAAGAGTGGTATCTGGAATCACTGGGATTAGTAGTCATGGTAAAATAAGAAAACATTGTATATAAACACATAAACAAGGGTTATGACATGCTTCCACATACTGATGCATTCTCAAATTTTGGACATTCTGGTTAACTTATGTTTTCACTAGTATAAGAGTTTTTAGGATCGTAgaggaaaattaaatttttatgcTTTACTGGTAGGTGGTGACTGCCCAAttttgacaattaattaatttgtaaTGGTACTGCAGAAAATGGCAATTAAATTTGTCCATAACAGGCACAAAAGCGTGTGAAAGCTTTGTTATTTCATCTTACTAGAGATTCTAAGTGCAAAACTGAACAGCTTAGACGAGATCATTATCAAAATGAAGAACTATATTGAGGCCTATTTCTACTATCAACTACAACACCTGTATGTTATTATTTTTGGTTGAGAAAAAGTGGTGACATCTAAATCTTGGTGGAGTACAAGAGCAATATTTGAAGGTTAGTGTTGACAGGCACCCGAGCAAGTATAGCTTGCATCTAATCAATCAGTTTGGGGTTTCGGAAAAATAAGGTAGTACTAGGAGCGTAAGTTTATTCTCATCACGATTTTGCAATTTCAGTATAAAGATTAGTGCTTCTTTAGCCTCAGCTTGAAAAGCAATAGTTTCCACAGTATGAGGATAAACATTGTGTAGGTTAATCATAAACGATCTTCTATTCCCACGCGATTTCTCATTCACCCAAAAGCCATCAGATTTATCAAATTTTCAAATTATATTCTTGCCTATGCCCTATGTCAACATTGCGTAGGTTAATCATAAACAGTCTTCTATTCCCATGTGATTTCTCATTCACCCAAAAGCCATTAGATTtatcaaatttaaaattatatttttgccTAGTCATAACACTTGGTATTCAGCAATGGTGGATTTTGTAATAGTTGAGAAAGAACTGCTTAGTGGGTTTTATAATAATACTGTCTTCCTACTTTCTAACAATTAGGATACCCCTTAGCTGGTATAAGGAATCTAGATTGTCAATGTCCTCTTGTTGTCTTAACGTTCATTAAATGAATGTCTGACTAGCCCTCTCATGAATGAAGAATGCAGATTTACTGGGTGGTGGATTTAGATGGATGAGATGTCTATTTCTCACTTGCACTATGGTGCTGATACTATCCTTTTCATCTTTGCCGATGTTGATGGGTTAATGTTGACCAACTAAACTGTTTAGCCTTTAGGCTTTCTCCAATATTAAAAGGACTAACATTGACTCGTCCATCAATTTTGATTATAGGGATTTATGTGGCACTTATAGTGGGCCTGATTCGTTTTAGGGTAATTTATGGGGTTAtcaaaacttgatttctttttggCATCTAGTAGTTTATAAAATCTGTGGAAGTGCTAATTTATGTGGTGTCTTTTCTTCTTTGAGGCGGTTTGGGCGAGTGTTTAGAACCAAACTCAAGAAAGACTCCTTGTTTGGCCTTCCTCTATGCTACTTGTGTCTTTTTAGGTTTTCGAATACGGTTAGAAACCTTTGAAGATTCAGTGCTTAAATGGTAAGTTATTCTACAAAAATCGTGATTAAAAGCCTTTCAAGATCGGGTGCATAATTGGTGAGATATTCTACAAAATGAGTCAATAAAATTTTGAGAGATGGATCTAGTAGGTTGGTATTTAGTAAACAAACCTAAAGAGGAAGGAGTTTTGAACAAAGTTAGAATAGTTGGATGCGATTCTTGCACCAATGTCTTTATTCAAGTCTTATTAGTTCAGTTTCTGGTGATGTCAGGCTTTTGTGACACCTAGTTATTAATATGGCCTCTTACTGAATCATCTGATTGTCTATGTTGTCTGGCAATCACACTGATATTATAAATTCCTTCATCATCTTCAGTACATGCTATCACTTTGTACTTCCATTTCTCATCAATGGTATAAAGGTTGTAGACCTTGCAATTCAGGCAAATGCCAGGTCTACTGACAAATTTCCCATGTTGTTGAAGATAGAATCTGGAGGGGGTTTGAGTAGTTTCATTTTTGAATTGCTCTTAGCTTTATTCATTTCCAACTCTTTCAGTTTCCAAGCTTCTTTATCAATTTCAGAATTTTCTTTCAAGTACTATAAGCTTCATTTGGTATTGAAATCTTCGATTGACATTTGTTCATTGTGACATTCTTGTGAATCCACTTAAATTGATTGTGAGCCCTTTGCAAAGGCAATAAGCTGAGTCAAGGTGCACTGACTATCTGTTCTGGCTGCCTTGCCCCATTTCACCAAAAAATATAAGCCTAAACCCCCTACCATAGTTATCTCACAAAGACAATTCGACTCTTTGATTAATAAAATGGTGCATCAATATTTAATCACTCCATTAAGAAAGCTATTGAAGACAATTTATCCATAAAAAGGAAAGAAACTATGAAATACAAACTCTtctttagtattttcttatttgttgCCAATGAAAAAGACAGATTTTATAAGCTGCCAATGCATGTAACCTGTTTAATTTTACGTATTAGTCATGCGTATCTTCAAGGTCATTGTCATGCTGGTTTGTATTTTGACTTTTCTGGATTGCATTATCATGCTAGAATTTGAGGTGGCTCTTTTCATAgttgtaaaataattggcaagaaTGAACGTCGCATTTTAGGATGTATTGATGTGTATCAAACTTATACTTATATTATACATTGTCTTTTGGCATTGCAGGAAATATGTGTTTGGGAATAAAAGTCTTTGATGCTTCTCCTTGGTTGAGATCGTGTGCAAAGTACTTTAGTATCGTCTTTCTTCTTTCTCCTGGTGATGGGTTTTTCATGGCCTATGAGCTTTATAAAATGAATGTTATTCAGAATACCCTGGTTTGGAGGTTCAGATTGTTGTGAAATACTCAAGTCCAGCTTTTGAGTCTAGTGTGGTTGTTGGTCTATATTTGGAGTTTTGTGGAATTATCACTAGTATTCATGGACCCACTTAAAAAGAGGGATTTGGCTGGAACTTCTTTTTATACAACCAAAAGTGCTGAAATTAGTATCTGGACACTTTTGTAGAATGCATCCTGAGATATGTTCTGAAACCAATAATGAAACGGTGAATATTTTAGATAATTGAGGGAGACGAAGGTAGTTAATGGAACTTTTCATTAACAGGATGTATAATGCATGCTAAAGATATGTTATTAGATGAACAAAGATAAGGTGAAAATTTTGCACTCACGAGTGTGGCTTAATGGTCAGTGAAGTGGCCATAAACCTTAGATATCAAGGTTTAAATTCCggcaaaaaaaaggaaaaaatactaggtgatttttTCCTATCTGCCTAAGTTTTTGGTGGCAGAATGCGGTGCTTAttctggtgggaggtagcagctGAACTGATGCCTAAGTTCGTTAGTTTGCCTACAGTTTGTTAGTTTTTGGTCTTCTGGGCTGAATGGTCAGTTTCCAATCATCTAATACAAAAGTCCTAATTATAGTATGCCTCTGCCTTTTCCTACTTTTACGCTTGTAAGTAGGGTTGTTCATGATTCGGTTTGGTTTGTTTATCATCATAATCAAATCAAACCGACTAAATTGATTGGTTTAGGTTCGGTTTTGCCGATTATTTTGGTCACATCAAATATAGATTTAATCTCACTGTTAAAGATATAAATAATCAATGTCAGTATGTTTTATAGTAGTTAACGAATTGACGATGATCTATATTTGAAATTTCCTTATGGAAGAAATGTTACTGTAGCACATGATAATAATTTCTTCTATCTAACAATAATCTTTCagttatatataaatttttcTGTAAACACAtgataataatttcttttatctAACAATAATCTTTCAGTCATATATACTTTCAGCCTTATAAGGTTGGAATTACACTGGATTTGATGTTGTTATTGCTTATAAAGGCTGAATACATATGTGGCCCCTCAAATTTACCCTAACTAGTCAAGTCATCCGTGCTTTGCGCGgtcattaaaaaaaataatagattATTGTATGATCTTGTTATAAACTTAATCGATATAGGATTTTCATATATTGACTCATAATATTTCCCCCGTTAACTCCAAAACTCACAATATCatcaatttcaaaatttatttgcGCATTTCACTCACTCCCAAATAGATTAAAAACCACTTAGCAAAATacattaaaagaaaaagaatcaaaCCTCATTTTGTCACAATCTTGAAAAATATTATCATCTAATCTACATCTTATCATAAAAGACTAAACATGCGAATATCAACCAATATTGCAAAACATAACCTCAATTTCTTCAAGAGGAAAAGCTTTATGCTCAAAAGGCGTGGTAATAGAAATACATCCAGAGGCGGATGCAGCATACTAgctacgggttcaactgaatccATAACTTTCGACacggagtaaaaatttatatgtaaaaatttattaaaattacaaaaatagtagatatgaacccataactttaaaaatataatgggttcaatgttaaaaatcttaaaattgaacccatgGGATTTAaattctagatccgcctctgaATACATCCCTTCTTAAACCAAGTTGTTGCTTTCAAATTTGAGTGGCTTCCTCCTCTTAACTTTTTACGAGAATATTATTAATTCTCATAAGCACTCTCTCTCTTTGTGATTCATCAGTATTTTTACTGTATGCAAACGTTTAGAGAGCATATAATTCAATAGATAACAGAATGCATAATTATTCTAAATGAAACAGACTTCTATAAAGAATAAGAAGTACAATATTGCTTTGGAATAAAAAGTGTATTTTGCTAAGTGTTTTTCAATCTATTTTGTTGAACGATCTCAAGGAACTCGTTTGAACTTCTCTTTCCTTGGTTTAGGTGATGCAGAAAATTAGAAATAAATTCAGTTCTTCTGCCAACACTACAAAAATTAGGAGAAGAATGGCATCAACTAAAGTTTGAAATAGGGATGGATAAGAATTATTCAAAAATTTATTACTTCCATCCTATGTGAGCCTTGTAATTGTAAATAGTGCTCAGCGAAACCAAATCTGCTACTGGATGGGTGTCCTGCTAACTATTCTCATCTCTATTTCTCTGTGGTTTATCCTTGTATTTTCCTAGCTTAGAAAACATTTTCCTGCAACAAAAATAACACGTGAAAGCAAGAGTTAGAAGTTACATCTAATAATATGTTTAGTTGGACATGTTTCAGCCACATCTACACATACAGTAGGATTAAGGTCGTGAAAAAGTTTATAGAAAACCATAATTA is a window from the Nicotiana tomentosiformis chromosome 10, ASM39032v3, whole genome shotgun sequence genome containing:
- the LOC104120248 gene encoding NADH dehydrogenase [ubiquinone] 1 alpha subcomplex subunit 1, producing the protein MSLRWLEAMLPLGIIAGMLCVMGNAQYFIHKAAHGRPKHIGNDVWDVAMERRDKKIMEILASPSSSSS